In Candidatus Cloacimonadota bacterium, a single genomic region encodes these proteins:
- a CDS encoding AbrB/MazE/SpoVT family DNA-binding domain-containing protein, with protein MHADAIVSSKGQVTLPAKIRAQLGIQTGTKLHFELRGQEIVVKAELPMSAYYGMLKGYKLDPADLVIEKEPDREF; from the coding sequence ATGCACGCAGACGCTATTGTTTCAAGCAAGGGACAGGTCACTTTGCCTGCAAAAATCCGCGCCCAGTTGGGGATTCAGACGGGGACTAAGCTGCATTTTGAGCTGCGGGGGCAGGAGATTGTGGTTAAGGCTGAGCTGCCTATGAGCGCTTATTACGGCATGCTCAAGGGTTACAAGCTTGACCCCGCTGATCTGGTGATTGAAAAAGAGCCAGATCGGGAGTTTTGA